Below is a window of Brassica napus cultivar Da-Ae chromosome A5, Da-Ae, whole genome shotgun sequence DNA.
TTACAATTTTGTTCTTCAGAAGTTTTTTAGACATTTTAGgttattaaatgatgatttattttttctttactgTCCTGCTGATTGCTGAATCTCTTTTCTTATTTAGGTAGAATAAGTTTGAGCCTTGGTTATTATGCACAAGGAACTAGATTTAAAACAACTATTGCAAATTTGCAATTATATTTCTTTGATTTCTACATCACTCTCTAAGTTTGATGGTGCACGTGTAACATTACCTAACTTCGTTGCTCTtcctttttaatatatgatcagATCACCCAATGATTCTTAACATGACTTGTTGTAATAATATACCTTGGATTTTCTGGAACCAGTACCTGATTAGAGATTAGAACATAGAGAGATAAATGTGTTAGTTgagataataataatttgttcACTTTCTAACCATTACCTGATTATAAATTGTCTTTGTAACTCGAAAGCTGCTTTGCTACACTACACACGTCACAAAGCAGTCAAAAAGTTGACAGGAGATAGAAAGCTTTGGTTggtaaagaagaaaataattttctttcgaggtaaaaaaataattaaaaatgtgtCTGTTCTTAATTTTCCACTAAATAACAATTCTCTTTTTCTTATTACAGTTTGTTAAACTCGAATCAAGACATGAACACTGGTCTTTGGGAAATCCTTGTCCGAAACCGAGAGGGTAATTAAGAAGGCTAAGTAGGGGTAAAACCGGAATTCTAAAAGAGAATACGAGAAGTTTTCCTATAGAGAAAGGGAACCCTAACACGACtcatgtattaaaaaaaaagaaagaaagaaagaaaaaggcaGTATATAAAAGATAGTAACGCGTTTTGCTCTCTGCCTCTTTACGATTCGTTCACTCTCAATCTCAAAGCCTCTCTCAATCTTCGCTCTTTGTCTCTAACCGCCTTAGCCGGTTAGATCCGAGTTTGGGAGATTCAGCCTCCCTAAGTTAAACCAAAAACACTACTCTCTTTCGCTCTTCAGGTTTGCATCTCTTTTCTCTCGTTCCCCTGTGATTCTGTTTATTGGCTTCTGATTCGGGTTTCTCTCGATGGATATGGTTCCAAAGTTTCGAAATTTATtcgatttatatataaaaaaagctGTATACTTTTCTGCCGATGCTTTTAGATCTTTACCAATGAGTTTAGCCCAACTACGAATCTAACTTTATTTTAGGATCTACACCCAGCTTAGGTTGATTTAGttttgttagattttgaaaCCACTACGATTGGTTTAGAAGACCCATGTTTTTTTGTGGAATAAGATCCGAACTTTAAGCtctgatgttttttttgtttgtgtttgatgTTGTTTAGACCATAAAAGACTGTCTTTTTATATCCCAAAACTCACTGTGATTGTTTTACTTTAAAGTCTGTAATTTGGAGAAATAAGCTGATGAGTGGTTTGTCTAATACTAATTGATAAATCATGTGTCTTTTTAAAACATTCTTTCACAGTCTGCAAATAATCTTCCCATCTTGTTTTGTTACTTTGTTTCTGTTATCGCTAAACTGTTGCTTGTTCTGTGTTATGTAGTCATGGCAGGATCCGCACCAGAAGGCACTCAGTTTGATGCTCGTCAGTTCGACCAGAAGTTGAACGAAGTGtcagttttcttcttccttttcattGTTCAATTATACTCTTTCCACATGTTAGTTGCTAATTTGTGTTTGTATGGTTAACAGTCTTGAAGGACAGGATGAGTTCTTCACCTCTTACGATGAATCCCACGACAGCTTTGACGCCATGGGTCTCCAAGAGAATCTCCTCAGGGGTATCTACGCTTACGGTACGTGTACAAACCTAAAGAAAGTTTCTTCTCTCGTTTACAAGCTTCACCTCATGAGTGTGCTTTTATGTAATAGGTTTCGAGAAGCCTTCTGCTATCCAGCAAAGAGGAATCGTTCCCTTTTGCAAAGGCCTCGACGTGATCCAGCAGGCCCAGTCCGGTACCGGCAAAACCGCCACTTTCTGCTCCGGCGTCCTCCAGCAGCTAGACTACTCCCTCGTCCAGTGCCAAGCCCTCGTCCTCGCCCCGACCAGAGAGCTCGCCCAGCAGATCGAGAAGGTCATGAGAGCCCTCGGCGACTACCTCGGCGTCAAGGTCCACGCCTGCGTCGGCGGGACCAGCGTCCGCGAGGACCAGCGCATCCTCCAGGCCGGCGTCCACGTCGTCGTCGGCACCCCGGGGCGCGTGTTCGACATGCTGAAGCGCCAGTCCCTCCGCGCCGACCACATCAAGATGTTTGTCCTTGATGAGGCCGACGAGATGCTCTCACGCGGGTTCAAGGACCAGATCTACGACATCTTCCAGCTCCTCCCCCCGAAGATCCAGGTGGGAGTGTTCTCTGCCACCATGCCGCCGGAGGCTCTCGAGATCACGAGGAAGTTCATGAGCAAGCCGGTGAGGATTCTTGTGAAGCGCGACGAGCTTACTTTAGAAGGTATCAAGCAGTTTTACGTCAACGTTGAGAAGGAAGACTGGAAGCTCGAGACGCTCTGCGACCTCTACGAGACGCTGGCCATCACTCAGAGCGTCATCTTTGTCAAC
It encodes the following:
- the LOC106361943 gene encoding eukaryotic initiation factor 4A-1, coding for MAGSAPEGTQFDARQFDQKLNEVLEGQDEFFTSYDESHDSFDAMGLQENLLRGIYAYGFEKPSAIQQRGIVPFCKGLDVIQQAQSGTGKTATFCSGVLQQLDYSLVQCQALVLAPTRELAQQIEKVMRALGDYLGVKVHACVGGTSVREDQRILQAGVHVVVGTPGRVFDMLKRQSLRADHIKMFVLDEADEMLSRGFKDQIYDIFQLLPPKIQVGVFSATMPPEALEITRKFMSKPVRILVKRDELTLEGIKQFYVNVEKEDWKLETLCDLYETLAITQSVIFVNTRRKVDWLTDKMRGRDHTVSATHGDMDQNTRDIIMREFRSGSSRVLITTDLLARGIDVQQVSLVINYDLPTQPENYLHRIGRSGRFGRKGVAINFVTKDDERMLFDIQKFYNVVVEELPSNVADLL